In Candidatus Gastranaerophilales bacterium, a single window of DNA contains:
- the kdsB gene encoding 3-deoxy-manno-octulosonate cytidylyltransferase: MSKTAIIIPARYSSTRLNAKPLIEVEGKPIIQWVWERAKQVKSADMVIIATDSQEIFDKAQSFGADVEMTSDKHKSGSDRIKEVAERHKEIDYIINLQGDEPMINPECVEEVIKQIKETKNADIATLLSKSSKDDDLADPNVVKCVIDVNGFAMYFSRSKMPFERKEHQGDFYKHIGIYAYKRESLFKMGTLAQPEIEKTESLEQLRALYYGMKIKTAIVEYDSIGIDTIDDLNAFKEAVSKK; the protein is encoded by the coding sequence ATGTCAAAGACAGCTATTATAATACCTGCAAGATACAGTTCAACAAGACTCAACGCAAAGCCGTTAATTGAGGTTGAAGGCAAGCCGATTATCCAATGGGTTTGGGAACGGGCTAAGCAAGTAAAATCAGCGGATATGGTCATAATAGCAACAGACAGCCAAGAAATTTTTGACAAAGCTCAATCTTTTGGTGCTGATGTAGAAATGACCTCAGACAAGCACAAATCAGGCAGTGACCGAATAAAAGAAGTCGCAGAACGCCACAAAGAAATTGACTACATAATTAATCTTCAAGGCGATGAACCAATGATTAACCCTGAATGCGTCGAAGAAGTAATCAAACAAATTAAAGAAACTAAAAATGCCGATATCGCAACTCTTTTATCTAAATCAAGCAAAGATGATGACCTCGCTGACCCAAATGTCGTCAAATGCGTAATTGACGTGAATGGTTTCGCTATGTATTTTTCACGTTCAAAAATGCCATTCGAAAGAAAAGAGCACCAAGGAGATTTTTACAAGCATATCGGAATTTACGCATACAAAAGAGAATCCTTGTTCAAGATGGGCACATTAGCTCAACCCGAAATCGAAAAAACCGAAAGCCTTGAACAATTAAGAGCCCTCTACTACGGTATGAAAATTAAAACCGCAATTGTTGAATATGACTCAATCGGAATCGACACGATAGATGACCTCAACGCATTCAAAGAAGCTGTAAGCAAAAAATAA
- the prmA gene encoding 50S ribosomal protein L11 methyltransferase yields the protein MSKIYWEVAININPICSDIVCDIIQSNFECEGIVTATEDYKDLELVKATYDIIKAYIVADTLDLDELKSFFALKKHEIEELKIFNEDLGSWNIVLTKQEIVDWSKKWKEHWHPSKISNNIVICPTWEKYDAKAGEAVVKLDPGNAFGTGTHPTTQHCVIAAEKYMPKNANIADIGCGSGILSICAIKNGAKSAVAIDNDKTVIPTAIENAQKNGIEDKIKFKTATIDKIQNIEFDFVMANILHNVLAEIMPDLKRITKKGAKISLSGILEGKEPVVLEAVKQANLKIIETSKIKEWIGIVVERED from the coding sequence ATGAGTAAAATATATTGGGAAGTCGCCATCAATATTAATCCTATCTGTTCGGATATTGTATGCGACATTATACAATCGAATTTTGAGTGCGAAGGTATTGTTACAGCAACAGAAGATTATAAAGATTTAGAGCTTGTAAAAGCAACCTATGACATAATCAAAGCCTATATTGTTGCTGACACATTAGACTTAGACGAGCTAAAATCGTTTTTCGCATTGAAAAAGCACGAAATTGAAGAATTAAAAATTTTTAATGAAGACCTCGGCTCTTGGAATATTGTTTTAACAAAACAAGAAATAGTCGATTGGTCAAAAAAATGGAAAGAACATTGGCACCCATCTAAAATTTCCAATAATATTGTAATTTGCCCTACTTGGGAAAAATATGATGCAAAAGCAGGTGAAGCCGTTGTCAAATTAGACCCTGGGAATGCTTTCGGGACAGGAACTCACCCAACGACCCAACATTGCGTTATTGCAGCTGAAAAATATATGCCTAAAAATGCAAACATCGCCGACATCGGATGCGGCTCCGGCATTCTTTCAATCTGTGCAATTAAAAACGGTGCAAAATCAGCCGTAGCAATAGATAATGATAAAACTGTTATCCCTACGGCTATTGAAAACGCTCAAAAAAACGGAATTGAAGACAAAATTAAATTTAAAACTGCAACTATCGACAAAATTCAAAATATAGAATTCGATTTCGTCATGGCTAATATTTTGCACAACGTTTTAGCAGAAATCATGCCTGACCTCAAAAGGATTACAAAAAAAGGAGCGAAAATCTCTCTTAGCGGTATTCTTGAAGGAAAAGAGCCTGTTGTATTGGAAGCTGTAAAACAAGCAAATTTAAAAATAATTGAAACGTCAAAAATAAAAGAATGGATAGGAATCGTCGTCGAAAGAGAGGATTAA
- a CDS encoding acetyl-CoA carboxylase carboxyltransferase subunit alpha, whose amino-acid sequence MTILEFEKPLYDIQSKIDELKELSQTSGMDMTKEIEIFEHQAQEYREQLYSNLKPSQKLLISRHSNRPNFFDYVKQMTNDFIELHGDREGTDDKAIVGGLANIGGKNVVLIGTLKGKTTKENLECNFGMPQPQGYRKALRLFEHANKFNLPIVTLIDTPGAYPGIKAEETGQGIAIATNLKEMAKLNVPIIAVITGEGCSGGALGLAVANKVLMLEYAYYTVISPEGCASILWRDASKAPDAANALKITGQDLLKFDIIDGIVKEPLGGAHYDHELMANNLKEAILNSINELSEMDAQQLKDDRYNKFRRMGVFNQ is encoded by the coding sequence ATGACTATTTTAGAATTTGAAAAACCGTTATACGATATACAATCAAAAATCGATGAGCTCAAAGAATTGAGCCAAACGTCAGGAATGGATATGACTAAAGAAATTGAAATCTTTGAACATCAAGCCCAAGAATATAGAGAACAACTTTATTCTAACTTGAAACCGTCACAAAAACTTTTGATATCAAGACATTCCAATCGTCCGAATTTCTTTGATTATGTAAAACAAATGACCAACGATTTCATCGAACTTCACGGCGACAGAGAAGGAACTGACGACAAAGCTATCGTCGGCGGTTTGGCTAACATTGGCGGAAAAAATGTTGTCCTAATCGGCACATTAAAAGGTAAAACTACTAAAGAAAACCTCGAGTGCAACTTCGGAATGCCTCAACCTCAAGGTTACAGAAAAGCTTTAAGACTATTTGAACATGCCAATAAATTCAACTTGCCTATCGTAACGTTGATAGACACCCCCGGGGCTTACCCCGGCATAAAAGCTGAAGAAACAGGTCAAGGCATTGCAATTGCAACAAACCTTAAAGAGATGGCAAAATTAAATGTACCGATTATTGCTGTTATTACAGGTGAAGGCTGCTCCGGCGGTGCTTTAGGGCTTGCCGTCGCTAACAAAGTCTTAATGCTTGAATATGCTTATTATACAGTTATTTCACCTGAGGGGTGTGCTTCAATCCTTTGGAGAGATGCTTCTAAAGCTCCTGACGCTGCTAATGCACTTAAAATAACAGGTCAAGATTTATTAAAATTCGATATCATCGATGGAATTGTTAAAGAACCTTTAGGCGGTGCTCACTATGACCATGAGCTTATGGCTAACAACCTCAAAGAAGCTATTCTAAACTCAATCAACGAACTTTCGGAAATGGATGCTCAACAGCTAAAAGACGATAGATATAATAAATTTAGAAGAATGGGCGTTTTTAATCAATAA
- a CDS encoding helix-turn-helix transcriptional regulator codes for MQQNNDELKSIGEHIKQLRKAKKLTLSALCYRNGLEPSTISRIEKGIVEAKLFTIIKLAKALEVSVDELLRY; via the coding sequence ATGCAACAAAATAACGATGAATTAAAATCTATCGGAGAACATATAAAACAATTGAGAAAAGCGAAAAAACTTACGCTTTCCGCATTGTGTTACAGAAACGGGCTTGAACCTTCAACGATAAGCCGAATTGAAAAAGGCATTGTTGAGGCGAAACTTTTTACTATTATAAAACTGGCTAAAGCACTTGAAGTTTCTGTTGATGAATTACTTCGCTATTGA